A stretch of DNA from Streptomyces spiramyceticus:
AAGGCGGGAGTTCCGGTAGCAGCCGTGCCGGACGGCGGGCAGCGGCGCCGACCCGACGCACTCGGTGCACGGCCGGCCGTCCCGCTGCAGCGTGCCGGGCGGGCAGACCTGGGTGTAGTTGTGCAGCGTGGCGACGGCGGGCACGCCGGCGTCGGCGCAGGCGGCAAGCACCGCGGGCGACAGGAGCGGGAAGACGTTGTGGACGTGCACCACGTCCGGCCGCTCGGTGCGAAGCCGGTCGGCGAGCTCCGCGCGAACCGCCGGGTTCCACGGCACAAGGAGCGGCACCGCGGCCTTGGCAAGGAGGGACCGGGCGGCGATGTCGTCGCTGCGCCGCTCGAACACCTCGACCCGGTGGCCGGCCTCGCGCAGCAGCGCCACCTCCTGGTCGACGACCTTGTTCTCCCCGCTCGGCTGGGCCGAGGCGTAGCGGTTGTGCACCACGAGGACGTGCATGCTCAGGTCACCTCCGATTTTCGGGCCCATCGGGGTATGTGTCGTCGAGGGACTTCGGGCGTCGAGAGGGGAGTGGCCGAGGCAGGTGCCGCAAGCAGCGAGGCGGCCACGGTCAGATGCAGCAGATACGGCGAGGCGTCGCCCAGCCCGGCCTCGGTGTACGACGCGATCGCGCAGTAGCTGATCAGGAAGATCGCGCAGGCCCTCGACAGCGACGGTGGCCGCAGCAACGCGACGCCGCCAAGCACGATGATGATCGCCGCCACCAGGGCGACGCCGGTCAGACCCTGCTCGTGGTAAACGGCCAGCCAGCTGTTGTCGATCGGCAGCCCGCCGAACGACTTGTCGCCCAGGCCCGCGCCGAACAGCTGCTCCGAGGTCGACCGGGGGGCTGCCAGCAGGGCGTCCCAGACCTTGGCCCGACCGGTGAGGTTGGAGAAGTTCTCTTTGCTCTGTCCGCGCAGGAACCACGCCTGCAGCGCGGAGCTGAACGCCACCGCGGCCACGACGGCGCACAGCACCGCCCAGGCGAAGAACCGGCGGGCGGCGGCGCTGGTCAGGAGGAGCGAGCCGATTGCCAACACCAGCCCGATGAACAGGCCGAGCGTGGCCGTCCGGGTATGGGTCAGCGCGAGCAGGACGAGTGCCGGCACGATGACTACCGCCGCGCTGCGCCTGTCGGTCCGGCGGCCCAGAACGAGCAGCACGGTGAGCCCGATGATCACCGCGGCGTACTGTCCGATCTGCGGCGGGGTGAGCGGCCACAACGCGCCGACCAGCCGCCCGCCGTAAAGGTCGGGCATGGCGGCGCCCGGTGAGATGACCAGGCCGGCGGCCACCGACCCGAGGACCACGAAGTAGATCCGGATGTGGTGCCGGACGAACGTCGGGCTGCCGTCCCACCAGCGGCTGAGCAGCCACAGCGTGCCGACGAAGAGAGCCAGCCGGGCGCAGCGGAACAGCGCGCCGAACCCGGACTCCAGGTTCGCGCTGGAGATCACGCTCGGCACCAGCAGCAGGGTGAGCAGGAATACGAAGGCGCTGGCCCGGACGCGCAGCCGGAGATTGACTGCGAGCGCCAGCGCGAACGCGGCGACCAGCGCGCCCATGGTGACCATCTGGATGAGGGAGCGGGGCAGCGGGACGATGGTCTTCGCCCCGGCGGAGCCGAGCGTGTTGAGGATCAGCAGCCCCCAGGCTGTCCCGACGATCTTCGAGGTGTGGTCCGCGCCCATCTCAACCACCGTCCCGTGCGCGGAAGGTGCTGCCCGCGTCCTGCTGGTACGGCGTGCCCTGCCACTGTCCGAAGTCGAGCACCCGGCTCGGGTCGTGGGCCACGAACTTCCATGGGCCGAGGTAGACGTTGTCGTGCCAGCGGTTGTGCTGCTTGCGGGTGATCGCCTCAGCCACCCGCTCGCCCTGGTAGGGCGACCAGTCCGGATAGGTGCCGTAGTTGGCAAGGACCGCCATTCGGTCGCACTTCACCGTGCACTCGACGACGGACTTGTCCAGCACGAAGCGGTTGTCGTGGATGTCCACCCGCTGGGTCTTCCACCGGCAGTCGTCGTAGAGCGGTGCGGTGGCGATCGCCGGCCGCGCGCAGCGGTCGGTATTGTTCACCAGCAACGTGCAGTCACCGGACGAGGTGTTGGCCGGGCTGTTGCAGAACCGGTCGGCGTTTTCCCACAGGGTGATCCCGGACCAGTTGTTCTCCAGCACGTTCCGGTAGATCTCGATCTTGTCCGTGCGGGCTCGGATCCGTGGTTCGCCGCCGGACTCGGACAGGTAGACGGTCGCGAGCGGGAAGCTGTCGCCGCGGTCGGCATACTTGCGGCCCTCGACCCAGTTGTTCCGCCGGATCGTGTTCTTCCGGATGACCGCGTTGTAGCTGGTCTCGTAGATCAGCGCGGCACCGTCGTTGGCCTCGAGCACGTTGTCCTCGATGCGGAAGTCGTTGTTGTTGGTGTCCGCCCACAACCCGGTTCCGCGGTTGTCGTGCACCCAGTTGCCCCGCACGTCGGCGCCGTTGACGGCCCAGAACTTGATGCCTCCGGTGCAGCCGCAGCCCTTCCGCCGCCGCTCCCAGTCGTCGGTGTTGTTGCCCACGATCTCGTTGCCCTCGACCACCAGGTCGCTGAGAGGGCCGCCGGCCTTGTACGCGTTCATGCCGTACTGGCCGTTGCCGCGCAGGCAGCTGGCGCGGACCCGCTGGCGGGCACCGGCCATCAGCCCGGCACCGGAGTTGTGCTGGATCGTCGCGTGCTCGATCACCCACCCGTCGGCCGAGTCATGGTTGACCACGCCCTCGTCCGGCGGCGCCACGAAACGTTGCACGGTCAGGTGGCGGATGGTGACGTCGCGGGCGGTACCGCCGAACGCGTACTGATTGGTCTTCCGGCCGTCGAGCACCGCGCTTGGCGCGCCGAGGTAGCGGTTCCCCTTCTTGGGGATGACCTGGGCGTAGCGGTTCGGCTCGAGCCTGTGCTTGCCCGGTCGAAGCCAGAACGTGGTGTTCGGGGGGCTGCTCTTGGTCTTCGCAGCGACGTCACCGATCACCGCGGGGTCGACCGTCACCGCGCCCGCCGGCGCCTTCGCCGGCCCGGCCACGGGCTTGGCGCACACCCGGGCCACGGACGTGGCTCGTGCAACGGTCGGCTCCGCCGGGGGGCCCGGTGTACTCACGCAGCCAGTCGCCGTCAGCAGTACCAGCACCAGCCGTGCCGTCGGCAACGCCCAGTGCCGCTTCTCGATCACCACGCGTCCCCCTAGCCCCGGAACCTGAGTACGGTGGTGAACCCCTCCACGCCGTCGGCGAAGCCTGTGCCGACCAGCGCGGTGGTGGGCTCCTTGCGCCCGAAGCCGGCGGAGTACCAGCCCAGCGGCGGTTCGGTCTCGCCGCGATGCGCCCGCCAGGACAGCTGCCCGGGCAGGTCGAGCACCGCGGAGCGGTCCTCGCCGTCCCGGGTCCAGGTGAGCTGTGCCCGGTTCCCCACCAGATCCGCGGCGATCAACGGGCCGAGGTGGAAGGCCAGTTGCACGGCACGGCGCGGGCCGCGCACCTCGTCGACCACCCGCAGCTCCTGGCTCGCGGCGGTCAGCTCCACCCGGCGGCGGTGCACGGAGCGCTGGTAACCGTCGTGCTCGGCGCACCAGCGGGCCGTCCCCCCGTCGGAGGCGTCGGATGTGTCCGCGACCAGGACGCGGCTGCGGGCCTGCCGGGTCCACAGGAACGGGCCGCCGGAGACGGACTGGTCACCGCCGTCCAATTGCAGGGTGTTGTGGCCGAGGGTCGACCGGAAGTACTGCCGCCACTCGGGCTGCCCGTGGTAGCAGTACGTCCCCGGGTCGGCGAGCACGTCGACCCCGTCGTGCCGGACCTCCACGGACAGCGCGTCCGCGTGGGCATGCGCGGCGATGGACAGGAACCCGTGCGGACCACCGTCGCAGCGGCACCAGATGTCCTCCGGACCGCGCAGAATCGTCATGCCCGCGTCAGCGAAATGGGCCGGTCGGCTTGCCGGGCGGGTCACGGCCGGTGCGATTTCATTTTTCGCGTACGGCCGGATGAGCGCGGCAAGGAGCGGGGTGCGCACATCGGTGCCACCCGCCGCCGGCCACCAGGCGAGCCGGCCGAACACCGCGTCCCCGGTGGCCAGCAGCGAGGCCCAGCGGTCGGTGCCCGCGCCATCCACGACCAGACCGTGCCCGTCGTCCGCGTCTCCCTGGCGCGGCGGCCGTAACCGGCCGTCCACGACTGCCGCGAGCGCGTCGGTCATCCGCAGCAGCACAAGGCGGATCGACGCGGGGACCGGCACGTCGGCGGCGTCCGCCTCGGCCACCGCGGCCAGGCCGAGCTCAAGGACAAGTCCGTGATACTCGGTGGCCAACTCGCGGTTGAGGCCGGACTCGAAGGTGTTGCTGCGCAGATGCCGCTCCAGCGACTTGAGCGCGCCGGCTCGCCAACGCGCCGAGGAGGGGAACCACCCGAACGCGCAGGCCGCGGCCAACTGCCCGGCGGCCTCCGCGATGACGTGGTTGTTCGCCGAAGATCCCCGGCTGGGGAAGGCGGCCAGCCAGCGCTGGTGGTGCCAGATCTGGTTCAGCGCCACCGGGTTGTCCTCGAACAGACCGGCCACGCCCGGCCAGCCGTCGAGCAGCCGGCGGATCCACACCCAGGAAAGCAGCCGGATCCCCAGCTCGATGCCGCTGATCCAGTGCACTCCGCGTAGTGGCGCGTTGGCCGTCCACCACAACCGCAGGTGCTCGGCCACCCGCTCGGCGTACCGCTCGTTCCCGGTGATCGCGTAGGCGGCGGCGAGCACGGTGAGGTACTGATGCCGGGACGGCTCCCAGATCTGCTTGATGTCCCCGACCACGTCCTCGTTCCGGTACGGCACGTCGAAGGCGTAGCCCCACGGAGCCCGGCGCCCGGTCTTCGGGTCGTACCACCAGTCCGGGTCGGCCAGGTCGTCGCGGTCCACGCCGAAGAACTCGGCGTGCCCGGCCATCAGCCGGTCCGCCTCGGCGATGAGACGTTTCGCAGCGTCCGGTGGCACTGCGGCGATCGTCCCGGCGGGCAGTACCGCGGTGAACCGGGCGCCGGTCACGCTCGGGCAGTCCGGCAGCGCCGACCGCCACCGCCGCCTGCGCACCGCGTCGCCCACCCGGCCGCCGACCTCCCGCGGTCCCATCCGGGACAACCGCCGCAGGTACCAGCCCGCGCTCATGGTCATCGCGCCCTCGCCAACGTCACCGGCGCGCCGCCGGCCAGGCCGGCCTGCACGGCGAGGGTGGCCGACGTGGTGGCGACCAGCGACTCCAGCGACACCGGCATCGGCCCGCCGGTCCGCACGGCCTTGATGAACGCGGCCAGCTCGGCAGACTGGCCCTTGTCCCGGGCCTTGGGCAGCCGCGAACTGACCCACCGCTTGCGGCCGACCCCTCCGTCTGCAAACAGCGAGGCACGGACGAAGTCGTCGAGCCGCAGCACCTTGCCGTCCGCGATCAGGTCCAGCGTCTCCTTGGGGAAGGCCGACGAGCCGGTGGTGACGTAGCTGATGGTGGCGGTGGACCCGTCCGGGTAGCGCAGCACGACCTGCAGGTCCTCGTTGCCGGACGTGGCGACCGCGTACACCGAGACCGGGTCGGCCTCGAGCAGCCAGCTTGCCGTGTCGATGAAGTGTCCGCCCTCGCCGGCGAACCGCGAGCCCTCGGTGCCCTGTTGGAGGTACCAGCTGCCGTGCTGCAGCCGGCCCGCGTTGACCAGGTAGCGGAGGCTCGCCGGACCGTTCCGGGCGCCGAACCGCTTCCTGGCCTCCTGCAGCAGCGGCGCGAACCGGCGGTTGAAGCCCACCTGCAGGCGGTCGTTGCCGGACTTCTCCACCGCCGCGAGCACGCCGGCCAGCTCGTCCTCGGTGAGCGCCAGGGGCTTCTCCACGAACACCGCCTTGCCGGCAAGGAGTGCCCTTTGGGTCAGTTCGGCGTGCGAGCTGTGGCGGGTGACCACGAACACCGCGTCGATGGACGGGTCGTCGAGCACGGCGTCGAGATCGGTGGTCGCCTCGGCGAAGCCGAACTTCCGCTTCGCGTTGGCCGCGGACAGCGCCGTCGTGGTGACGACCGTGGACAACTCGACGCCGTCGCGCTGTGCCAGGTGCGGCAGCAGCATCGAGGTCGCGTAGTTTCCCGCGCCGGCGAACGCCACCCGCACCGACGCCTTGGCGGGCCGGGCCGGGGTGGGCGCTTTGCCGCTGCGTCGCACCGCGGGCACGGCCACCGCCGGGGCCGCTTCCCCCGCTTCCCTCGCTTGCTCGGGGTACCGGAACAGCACGGCCACGGCCTTCAGGTCGCCGTCCTTCAGGCGCTGGTACGTCTCGACGGCGTCGTCGAAGTCGGCGATGTGGGAGACCAGGGGCTCCACGTCGATGCGGCCGCGGGCGAGGAGATCGAGGAAGCACGCCAGGTTGCGGCGCTCAGTCCAGCGCACGTAGCCGATCGGGTAGTCCCGCCCCTCGAGCTCGTACTCCGGGTCGTAGCGTCCGGGGCCGTAACTGCGGGAGAACCGGACGTCGAGCTCTTTCTCGTAGTATGCGTTCCATGGCAGGTCCAGGCGGCACTTGCCGATGTCGACGACCCGGCCGCGGTCCCGGCAGAGCCGGGCGGCCAGCTCGACGGGCTGGTTGCTGCCGCCGCCGGCGGCCAGGTACACCTGGTCCACGCCGTGACCGCCGGTGAGCTCGGCGACGGAGGCTTCCACGGCCGCGGACGCGGGATCACCGCAGGCCGCGGCGCCCAGGCGCTCGGCGAGCTCGCAGCGCGCCCGGTCGGGGTCGACCCCGACGACACGGACCCCCGAGGCGGTGAGGAGCTGCACCACCAACTGCCCGATAAGACCGAGGCCGATGACAAGGGCCACGTCGCCGAGCTGTGGCTCGCCGCGGCGGACGCCCTGCATCGCGATCGACCCGACGGTGCCGAAGGCCGCGTGCCGCGGCGCGAGGCCGTCCGGCACCCGGGCGTAGAGGTTCTTCGGCACCCAGTTCAGCTCGGCGTGCAACGCGTGCTCGTTGCCGGCGCAGGCCACCAGGTCGCCGACCTTCACATCGTCGATCCCGGTGCCGACCTGCTCGACCACCCCGCACAGCGAGTAGCCCAGCGGCGTGTAGGAGTCCAGCTTGCCCATCACCTTGCGGTAGGTGGCGGGCACCCCGTTGGTGGCCACGCTCTGCATGACCTTGGCCACCTGGTCCGGCCGGGTGCGGGCCTTGCCCAGCATCGACATGCCGGCCTCGGACACCTTCATGAGCTCGGTCCCGGTGGATATCAGCGAGTAGGCGCTGCGGACCAGCACACCGCCCGCCTTGCACCCCGGCACCGGCACGTCGAGCACCGTCAGCTCGCCGCTCTTGTAGTTCTGTACAACCTGCTTCACCCGAAGTCCCCTTGTTCCTATGCCGTTAAGCGGGTGCTCTGGCCGGAGCCAGAGGTCGCGCCGCGATACCAGTACTCGAGGGTCAGCACATGCCACAGATGCTTGGAGAAGTCCCGCTGCCCGGCGGCGTCCTCGGCGACCATGCGCGCCAGCGCGTCGCGGCGCAGGAGCCCGGAGTTGACGAGCACGCCGTCGTTGACCACCTCGCGCACCAGAGGTGCCAGATCCCGGCTCATCCAGGCCCGCAGCGGGGCGCTGAACAGGCCCTTGGGCCGGTACACGATCTCCCGGGGCAGGATCGAGGTGGCCGCTTCCTTGAGGACGGCCTTGCCCTGTCGTCCGACGATCTTGCGATCGCCGGGCACGGCGAACGCCGCCTTGACCACCTCGACATCCACGTACGGCACCCGCACCTCGGTCGACGCGGCCATGCTCGACCGGTCCGTGTAAGCGAGGTTCAGGCCCGGCAGGAACATCCGGGCGTCGCCCAGACACATGCGGTTGACGAAGTCGTCGAGGTCGTTGTCCTGGTAGATGTCCGCGTGCTCGGTCAGCACGTCCTCGACCGCCTGGGCCAAGTCCGGATTGACGAGGGCGAGCAGCTCGTCCTGGTCGTACATGGTGTAGCTGCGCCGGAACGCGGTCTCCTCCGGCAGATCGGCGAAGGAGAGGAACCGCTTCGCGAAGCGCACCGACCGGTACCCGCGGCGGGCCGTGGCGACCGGCAGCCTGTCCACGGCCCTGGACAGGCCGCGCCGCAGGGGCCGCGGGACGCGCTGGTAGCGCAGCGCGATCAGGTTGGCCAGGTGCTTGCGGTAACCGGCGAACAGCTCGTCGGCGCCCATCCCCGACAGCATCACCTTGACCCCCGCCTCCCGGGCGGCCTCGCAGATCAGGAACGTGTTGATCGCGGCGGGGTCGCCGATCGGCTCGTCCAGGTGGTACGTCATCTCGGGCAGCAGGTCGAGCACATTCGGCGCGATCTCGATCTCGTGCAGGTCGACGCCGAACCGCTCGGCCACCTGCCGGGCGTAGCGAAGGTCGTCCGGCATCGCCTCGAACTTGGCGTCCTCGGCGCGGAATCCGATCGTGTACGCGGAGATCCCGGGTCGGTCGCGGGCCGCAAGCGCGGTCAGGTAGCTGGAGTCGAGACCGCCGGAGAGGAAGGTCGCCACGGGTACGTCGGAGAGCAGATGGCGTCGGGTCGACTCCTCGACGACGGCGGCCAGGTCCGGCTGCTCGCCGCTCCGAGCCCGCTCCCGGCCCTCGGCGGCGATGTCCCTCAGGTGCCAGTACCGGCCGCGCTCCACCCGGCCGTCGGGCCGGCACCTGAGCCAGCTTCCCGGCGGCAGCTTCTCCGCCTCGCGGTACGCGCACCGCGAGTCCGGCACCCAGTAGTACAACAGCGAGGCCACCAGCGCCGCATGGTCCACCTCCAGCGACCCGCCGGTGGCGACGGCGAGCGCCTTGAGCTCGGAGGCGAACACCAGGCCCGCACCGCGCCGGAGCAGGAACAGCGGCTTGATGCCCAACTGGTCGCGCGCCAGCACCAGTTCACCGGTGCGCTCGTCGAAGATCCCGAACGCGAACATGCCGCGCAGCCGGGGAAGGCAGTCCGTTCCCCAGCGCCGCCAGGCCTCGAGCAGCACCTCGGTGTCGGAGGTACCGCGGAAGCGCACCCCGGCGGCCGCCAACTCGGCCCGCAGCTCGGGCGCGTTGTAGAGCTCACCGTTGTACGTCAGGACCAGGCCGCCCGAGACCATCGGCTGGGCGCCGGTCTCGGACAGGTCGATGACGGCGAGCCGGCGGTGCCCGAGCTGTACTTCGCCGTTACCGGCGGGGTGGCCGTACCGGCCCGCCCCGTCCGGGCCGCGGTGGGCGAGGGTATCGGTGAGCCGGTCGGTCACGGCCTTCCCGTCCGGCCATAGGTAAGTTCCTGAGATGCCACACATGTGCTACCGCGCCTCCTGGTCGCTGTCCGGGACCCGTGCGGCCCACATCGGCTGCCGCTCCGTCCGCCGCCGGCCCGTCCCGTTCTGTCGGGCCAAGCGCTCGCTCTGGCCGCGCAGCGCGGTGTGCAGCCCGTCCCACAGCGTGCCGTCGGTTCTGTCCCGCGGATCGGGGTCGATCAGCACCACACCGATCACCGCGATGCCCTGGTCCGCGAGCTGCCGCGCCACGGTGTGCAGCCATGCGGCGCTGCCGTGCCCGGCACGCACGACGAGCACGGTCCGGGTGCCGAGGTACTGGAGGTCGGTCCACGCCGTGCCGGGCGCCACCGAGCCGACGCCGAGCCGGCGCTCCTGCTGCGGCACGGCCGCGGCACGCTCGCCGCTGACCACGGTCGGGTCTCCCGGCTTCAGGCGGCGGCCCCCGAGCTGCGGGCCCGGCAGGCCGTCGATGATGACCACGGGCCCCTCCGGTTCCAGTGCCCGGGCGAGGTCCAGGGCGATCGCACTCGTGCTGCGCGCACAGCCCAGTTCAAGGAGCGACACCGGTTCCGCGGAGCCGAGCACCGTGCGGGCCAGGGACGTGGTGAGCCTGGTCCGTGCCTCGCGGATCCGTCGGCGCTGCCAGGGCCTGCCCGTCCGGCGGGGCAGCTCCGTGATGACCGAGGCGCCCAGGTTCGCCGCGATCTCCCGGCGCAGCACGGGGCGGTCCGCCACCACCGAGCCGACCGCGGCCAGCGCGAGCCCGAGGACGAGTCCGAGTGCGAGCCCGATCGCGGCGTTGGTGGCGGCGGCCTTGGGCAGGGAGTGCTGCACCGCGCGCGGGGCGTCCACGATCTGTGTGCCGGCGATGAGCTGGGGCGTGCCGGTGCGTGCCTCCGCCGCGCGCTCATCGAAATCGGCTATCCGCGAGGTGAGTTCGGCCCGGCGGGCGAAGAGCGACTCGAAGTTCGCCGAGGCTTCCGGGCTGTTGTCCTGCGGTCCGTCTCCGATCGCCTTGTTGACCTGGGCGAGTTCGTCCCGCATGCGGTCGCGCTGGTCGAGCAGAGCCTTGGCCTCGGCTTTCGCGGCTGCCTGTATCTGCTTCACATGGTTCGCGACGAACGCTTCGGCCAGCGCCTTGGCGCGGGCCACCGCTTCCGCGTCGTTGTCACCCGTCACATTGATCTGCAGCAGGTTGTTGGTCAAGCCGATGCCCTCGTAGTCCTGCATGAAGTCCTCTGGTTTGTCTATGGAGTTGAGGGCCTGCAGGGCGTTACTGGCGATCCGTGTGGTCTGCAGCAGCGCGACGTCGGTGCGGATCAGCGTTCCGGGGTCGTTCGGCTGGTCGGCCTGATGCGCGACGAGCACCTTGGTCACCGCGGTCGGCGGTGGCGGCATCAGGACTGCCACCGCCGCGCCGACGAGCAGCCCGAGGAGTGCCATGAAGGACCAGAGGCGGCGCCGTCTGCGTACCGCCACCACCAGCGCCTGCAGGTCGAAGAGCGGAGCGGCGGCCGACGACTCCGAAGTCGTACTCGTCGTCACCTTGAACCTCCCGTCGCGTTGTCGCCGACCGCGAGCGCCAGCGTGGCGGCATCCCGAGGATGGCCGGCGGACCGTTTCGGACGGGTCCGGACCAGGCCGGCGAGGACGATGCCGACGACCTCGTGCTTGGCGTCCGCACATGCCCCGGCGATGTCGGCGAGTTCCGCTGAGGTCCAGCTGCCCGCGCTGAGCACGATCAGGGCACCGGACTCGTTGGTGCGGTCCGGCACCATGGGCCGGGACGTCGAAACTCCTACCACCCGCAGCATCGGATCGCCCTCGGCCTCGGCGACGAGCTGTCCGGCGGCTCGGCGGGCGATCTCGTCGCCGGCCGGGACGACAACCAACAGCCTTCGGGGGGCCGGGAGTTGGTCCCGGAGCCGGGTGCACACCCGCCGGTAGCGGAGCTGCCTGCCGGCCTCGTCGCCGGAGGTCTGCAGGGGCGGTATGTCCCACCGGATGTCGACGCCGAGCAGCCGGCGGATCCGGGCCCGCGGGCCGTGGTCCTCCGGCCGGTGCGCGGACCGTTCACCGGGTACGTCGACGGTGCCGAGCAGCGTCGAGTCCAGCGCCGCGGCGATCTCCGGTTCGGTGCGCAGCCGACGGCTCATCCGTGCGGCGGTGAGATGGCCGACGACCGCGAGCAGGAAGAACAGCACCGCCCCGGCGACGATGAGCTGCATCCGCGTCGGCGGTGCCTCGCTGTCCGGCCGGGCCGCCGGCCCCATGACGACCATGTTGGCCTTGTTGGCGGCCGGGTCGACCTGGTCCAGCTTCTTGATGGCGTCCTGCAGCGCGGTGCGCAGCTTCGCGAGCTCGGTGCGGGTCTGCACGCTCTCCACGGTCTGCCCCGGATCGGTCGCCTCGGCCAGCTCGGTGATGCGGCGGCTGGTCTGCACCACCATCTTCCGCAGCTCCTCGGGCCCCGTCGTCGCTTCGGAGTCGGTGTTGTCGCCTGCGAGCCGCGCGGCGAATGTGACGAATTGCTGGGCCACTTGGTCGGAGAGTTCCTGTGCGCGCTCCGGGCTGTCGGCCGTACCCGAGATCTTGACGATGTTCCCGTCGGTGGCCTTGGCGCTCACCCGGTCCCGCAGCTCGCTGCCGCTGACCCCGGTCCAGCCGAGCGTGGCGGCCGCACGGTTGACCACCACCGAACTGGTCGCGATCTCCGCCTGAGTCAGCAGCTCGCGCTCCTCCCACTGACCCGGCAGCAGTACCGATGCCGACGTCGTATAACGCGGCGGGAACAGCAGAGAGGTGCCGTAGCCGACGAGCGCACCCACCAACGTGAGGACGGTGAGCAGCCGCCAGCGCTGACGGATGATCCGGCCGATGGTGACCAGGCGTATCGTGTCGTCGCTCAACGGCCCGGCCTCCTCCGTATCCGGCCCGGGCCGCGCGCCGACACCGGAGCGTTCTCACGGCAGGCGGCGGCGTAGGCGGCCAGCAGCGACGCCTGCGAGTTCCGCCAGGACAGTGGCCCGCCGATCCGCTCCTGGCCGATCTTGCCCATCCGGGCCCGCTGCTCCGGATCGTCGAGCAACTCCGTGATGAGCTTGGCGAATTCGGCCTCGTCGTTGGCGGGCGCGTAGACGGCGGCGTCACCGGCGGAGACCCGCGCCTCCCGGAGGTCGAACGAGACGATCGGCCGGCCCATCACCATGTACTCCAGGACCTTGTTCATGGTCGACACGTCGTTGAGCGGATTGCGCGGGTCGGGGGAGAGGCACACGTCCGCAGTGGACAGATAGCGGACCAGGTCGGCGTCCGGGATGCGCCCGGTGAACTGCACCTGCTCCGAGAGCCCGAGCCGCCGGGACAGCTCCACCATCGCGTCGAAGGCGTCGCCGGCGCCGACGAACACCGCATGCCAGTCGGTCCGCCCGAGCTCGTCGCGCAGCTTGGCGAGAGAGCGCAGGGCGTAGTCGACCCCGTCCTGCGGGCCCATCACGCCGAGGTAGCACAGCAGATGAGGTTTGCCGCGCTTCAACTCCGGTTCGGGCGGCACCGGGTGGAAGCGGTCGATGTCGGGCGCACTGCGCACCACGAAGACGTCCTCCGGCCTCCGGCCGCCGCGGCGCAGCGCGACGTCCCGGTAGCTCTCGTTCGTGGCGAGCACGACGTCCGCGGCCCGGTAGGTCCGCCGTTCCAGCGCGCACACGGCGCGGTAGAGCAGGTCCTTGCCGCGGTCGAACCGGGAGAGG
This window harbors:
- a CDS encoding Wzz/FepE/Etk N-terminal domain-containing protein; this encodes MTTSTTSESSAAAPLFDLQALVVAVRRRRRLWSFMALLGLLVGAAVAVLMPPPPTAVTKVLVAHQADQPNDPGTLIRTDVALLQTTRIASNALQALNSIDKPEDFMQDYEGIGLTNNLLQINVTGDNDAEAVARAKALAEAFVANHVKQIQAAAKAEAKALLDQRDRMRDELAQVNKAIGDGPQDNSPEASANFESLFARRAELTSRIADFDERAAEARTGTPQLIAGTQIVDAPRAVQHSLPKAAATNAAIGLALGLVLGLALAAVGSVVADRPVLRREIAANLGASVITELPRRTGRPWQRRRIREARTRLTTSLARTVLGSAEPVSLLELGCARSTSAIALDLARALEPEGPVVIIDGLPGPQLGGRRLKPGDPTVVSGERAAAVPQQERRLGVGSVAPGTAWTDLQYLGTRTVLVVRAGHGSAAWLHTVARQLADQGIAVIGVVLIDPDPRDRTDGTLWDGLHTALRGQSERLARQNGTGRRRTERQPMWAARVPDSDQEAR
- a CDS encoding Wzz/FepE/Etk N-terminal domain-containing protein; amino-acid sequence: MSDDTIRLVTIGRIIRQRWRLLTVLTLVGALVGYGTSLLFPPRYTTSASVLLPGQWEERELLTQAEIATSSVVVNRAAATLGWTGVSGSELRDRVSAKATDGNIVKISGTADSPERAQELSDQVAQQFVTFAARLAGDNTDSEATTGPEELRKMVVQTSRRITELAEATDPGQTVESVQTRTELAKLRTALQDAIKKLDQVDPAANKANMVVMGPAARPDSEAPPTRMQLIVAGAVLFFLLAVVGHLTAARMSRRLRTEPEIAAALDSTLLGTVDVPGERSAHRPEDHGPRARIRRLLGVDIRWDIPPLQTSGDEAGRQLRYRRVCTRLRDQLPAPRRLLVVVPAGDEIARRAAGQLVAEAEGDPMLRVVGVSTSRPMVPDRTNESGALIVLSAGSWTSAELADIAGACADAKHEVVGIVLAGLVRTRPKRSAGHPRDAATLALAVGDNATGGSR
- a CDS encoding glycosyltransferase family 4 protein, coding for MLGDTSFDDTASGDRPDRRALILVENLSVPFDRRVWQECTTLRDAGWTVHVICPRGTKRDTEPEAEIDGVRIHRYPLRAATGGPAGYLREYGSALWHTFRLARKVGPVDVVHACNPPDLLFLPALWLKRRGTRFVFDQHDLVPELYLSRFDRGKDLLYRAVCALERRTYRAADVVLATNESYRDVALRRGGRRPEDVFVVRSAPDIDRFHPVPPEPELKRGKPHLLCYLGVMGPQDGVDYALRSLAKLRDELGRTDWHAVFVGAGDAFDAMVELSRRLGLSEQVQFTGRIPDADLVRYLSTADVCLSPDPRNPLNDVSTMNKVLEYMVMGRPIVSFDLREARVSAGDAAVYAPANDEAEFAKLITELLDDPEQRARMGKIGQERIGGPLSWRNSQASLLAAYAAACRENAPVSARGPGRIRRRPGR
- the asnB gene encoding asparagine synthase (glutamine-hydrolyzing); this encodes MCGISGTYLWPDGKAVTDRLTDTLAHRGPDGAGRYGHPAGNGEVQLGHRRLAVIDLSETGAQPMVSGGLVLTYNGELYNAPELRAELAAAGVRFRGTSDTEVLLEAWRRWGTDCLPRLRGMFAFGIFDERTGELVLARDQLGIKPLFLLRRGAGLVFASELKALAVATGGSLEVDHAALVASLLYYWVPDSRCAYREAEKLPPGSWLRCRPDGRVERGRYWHLRDIAAEGRERARSGEQPDLAAVVEESTRRHLLSDVPVATFLSGGLDSSYLTALAARDRPGISAYTIGFRAEDAKFEAMPDDLRYARQVAERFGVDLHEIEIAPNVLDLLPEMTYHLDEPIGDPAAINTFLICEAAREAGVKVMLSGMGADELFAGYRKHLANLIALRYQRVPRPLRRGLSRAVDRLPVATARRGYRSVRFAKRFLSFADLPEETAFRRSYTMYDQDELLALVNPDLAQAVEDVLTEHADIYQDNDLDDFVNRMCLGDARMFLPGLNLAYTDRSSMAASTEVRVPYVDVEVVKAAFAVPGDRKIVGRQGKAVLKEAATSILPREIVYRPKGLFSAPLRAWMSRDLAPLVREVVNDGVLVNSGLLRRDALARMVAEDAAGQRDFSKHLWHVLTLEYWYRGATSGSGQSTRLTA